A segment of the Zingiber officinale cultivar Zhangliang chromosome 8B, Zo_v1.1, whole genome shotgun sequence genome:
aaaactatttttcaactattatggcttttatctattgttgtcctccatgtgttgtcatcccaagctgctgccatatttggctacCGCCACCGGgtttagctgtcgcatccatcttgctccttgttccgctgcgcctctggtcctcaaaaggttccacgccttgcaagattcgatccgcgacataaatagaattttacatttttcgatcctatattcctcgaaggaatgtacatgtaaactagatcgaacataaaataaaaatttacatccatcgatcctatattccataaaaggaatgtacatgtaactagatcaaaaataaaatcctaattaaaaactaaatacagctcctgctgtattttataatacaatcatgcacacacatataattgtccttgacatgtccaagggtccaatcacacacataaagaaaactataagtcataatagttggatcctgcatccataaagttagcacatcctactattaacctgcctaaattatgtatgacatgtgcataattaaactaataccaaatacacagaggcaaaaccctagctctgataccaattgttggttgctactcggaaaacctagaggttccactgtacaaaaattttgtacaaagatctgaaccttttcctagctaccatgtgttcttttaaattaaattttggatcgcctgcggaacttaacacgtttgatccaaaacttaatctatttgttcttttaggttttgacttggatctcctgcggaactttacacgtttgatccaaatcacctaagttattaattccattaaatattaatttccataattggttcccagtactgacgtggcgaggcacatgaccttcttggatatgggaacaaccaccaccgactagacaaaaccttttaaggaaagctaatatttaatttcctaaaataactttaggttaaccgaaaagaacaatcaaatcacaaggaaaagaaaaaaaataaaagaacacaacatcgaaaaatatattcgaaatactagaatcgtaagcctcttgtatttggtatttatttccaaaaataactagtatgatgcggaaaggaaaaattactagttataccttttagaaagacctcttgatcttctaccgtattcctcttctaacctcagacgttgtgtgggcaacgatcttccgagatgagaaatcaccaacacaccttcttctcctctttgctaggttcggccaaaacaaaagattcaccaaggatgaaaaaaaccaccaaccaagctccaagggatgcaagctttctctccttcttcttcttcttctccaagtagtatccgaccaccacaagagctccaagccaagagagaggtttcggccaccacaaagaggaagagaggaagaggatggccggccacaccaaggaataagagagggagaaaaataatagaggttatcacCCTTGAAGgtacccccaccccttcttttatattccttagccttggtaaattaggaaatttaattacaataaaattttcttaattttccttgacatgaattaattgagaaaaataaaataaaatttcccaattaaacttataatggtcggccacatcatagagagacaaattagataagtttcaatcaacaaattaaaacttcctaatttgtttccggaaattttaaaaataaaatttctcttcaaaaattccttcatggttgataaaaagaaatttctataattttaatttttcaacatgtgaataattttcaaagagaaaataaaatatctttccaatctacaaataaggaaagagatctaatttctttctttaatcttttgtagatctttttaagagagatattttaattttaattctctttaataaattatatcttccacataataaaaattaaaattaaaaatctttttaatttcattatggcTGACCCCCTCTAGCTTgatttccaagctagcttggccgaccccctttaggtgggtatagaaggtgggtataggtgggtatagtactctataaataagaggctacgataaggaccgagaggaggaattggttttgatctcccgataaaattaagcatcccgtgttcgttccgaacacacaacttaattttatcaataataattcattccactagagaactattattgaactaccgcaccaatcccaaattacatttttgggctccttcttattatgagtgtgttagtctccctgtgtttaagatgtcgaatgtccactaattaagtgagttactgacaactcatttaattaatatcttaatccaagaatagtaccactcaaccttatcgtcatgtcggactaagtccacctgcagggtttaatatgacaatctttatgaactcatcttggggacattatcagcctaaattactaggacacagtttccttctataatcaacaacatacactataagtgatatcattttccaacttatcgggcttattgattcatcgaactaaatctcaccctttgataaattaaagaaataaatatcaaatatatgtgcttgttattatattaggattaagagcacacacttccataataactgaggtctttgttcctttataaagtcagtataaaagaaaatgacctctgatggtcctactcaatacactctaagtgtactagtgtaattatatagttaagataaactaatacctaattacactacgactttccaatggcttgttcctttccattttggccgtgagctactgtttataatttataaggtactgataacatcatcttctgtatgtgacaccacatactatgttatctacaatataaattaattgaacaactacaaataaatatagataatttgaccaaatatgattctttattcaaaataaatgtttacaaaagtttaggctttcagtatacactctaataagtTTTTGAGACAAAATAGAAATCTAGGTTGCTCACTAGAACATAAGTCACAAACAGTGGTTTTAGGATACATGGCTTATAATAATGTTCATGAAATTAACTTTCCTTTAAAAAGGGAAGGATAAATGAGAATAACTTCCCAATGAAATTGTAGGGACATCATGTCAAGAAAATATTGGCTAGAACCAATCAACAATATTTACATGCTATTATTTTTCCAATCCGCTCTATGTTGCTGATCCAAGATGGGTCGAAATTTCCTATCAATATCTCTGCTTGTAGTAAACCCTTGAGAACTGTAAAAAATGGTATGGACTCATTTTTTTCAAGCAACACAGACAAgatctaaattatcaattaaaGAGAAGTGTGtatgatatatatatagtatCAGAAGTTCAAATCTCAAATCAGAATCTCTCTACATAATTTTGAGACCCTTCTCTGAACACAATCTCAGAAAAAAAAACCTTTGCtcttaaatatatttatgttgcTTTCTCGCCAACTATCATGAAAAACAAGAAGCCAGTTTTGAGCAGACTGCAAACCATTTGATTATGGGGTTAAACATGTCTTGGGAACTCCACAGAAATGTGATTATATTGGCAACCTGCTGCATAGTCAGAACTTATTCTCCTAGACGGAGGCAACTCAGAAGCATTTGTTGAAGGAGTGATGTGCAGATTTCTGTATCCAAACCAGATAAGGCACGGATCAGGTCAAACAAGAACTCCAAGGCAATTTTTTAGAATTTGATATGTAGTTTGCACACGCAACACGCACATACACACCCACATCATTAGACTAGATGAGTCTGACATTCACTCCCAATCAATTCTGATCTTAAATGATGAACTCACCATGCATTCTCCTAACAGGGACCACCTCCATTATGTGCAAACATATGTGTTTTATAATCTCCGGGATGCCCAGTATAGCAATCAGCTTCTGGTGTTGCAGAAGTGGAATGCCATAACAAAACAACAAATAGTTACGCAAGCACTCATTCGAACCATGTCTTTGATCACACAGGACAAGAGAACCAAGTATCCTTCCAGAAGCCATGGCAACATCTTCTAGGTTATATATATCACAGAATAAGTCATTCAATGAAACAAATCATTTGATATGTGATTGAATTGTGAATGGACTGAGCAATCAAACAATTTTTCCTTTGATGAACAAGATTTAAAAACGATGAAGCTCCCAAGTCCTCCTGATGCAATGAAAAACATCCACTGCCATTTTCCGAGCCCAGCTAGCTACATGGCAAATCGTAAATTCCCAGTCTAATTTTTTCATTTCTCTCCCTGAAGCCAAATGAGATTAGCTGACTAAATATTTTGATTCACTACATTGATTTGCACTCCACCAAAGGAAATCCTTCACCAGTATTTTAAATCTCAGGGAATGAAGTAGAAGCTTtggaaattaataaaaaaatatataattagggATAGagctaattttatttttgaatgaAAAGGTAGTGCACAACCAAATATGATAAGGTAGGATCCAAACGAACCATCTTCGGAGTCATGTTGGTAAAGGTGcagctattttgaatttacatCAACTCTTCCACATTGTTGAGCATCAAAATGTCTTCATATTGACTATTAGATGAGCAGTACTTGCACCATCAAATCATAAACTCTATAGTTTTCGTTCTAATTTAGAATTCTAATCTCAGAACTTTGAAGCCCCAAAATAAACCCCATACTTATTTGCATCACGAAATAATAAGGGAATGGAGTTCAGACATTTTCCTTCCACTTGATGATAAACTACCTAACAAAAACCAACATCACCATGATTTTGATTGTATTTCATTACCATTTCGATCTTTCATATGTGGAGCATCTATTTTTTGATCAGATTTCTTTACATCCTTACTACGACTAACCAACTTCTCCAGTTTCTTCCAATCTCCAACAAAATCTTCTGggaatttcttttccaatctagtAATCACCCTCCTTGCATCTCTCGGCCTAGAAGCTTTCACCAACTCCTTCACCAGCAGCTTAATCGAACCCAAATCAGGTATGTTGCTATGTTTAATGCAATCTGCCAACACCTTCATACACCCCACAAAATCCCGATTTTTACTCAAAGCTGAAAGAAGATTCATAAAGGTCACAGAATTCGGCACACATCCCTTCTCCTCCAATCCGTGGTAGACCTTCTTTGCATCCTTAGTCTTGCGATGTTTACAATAACAAGCGATCAAATAGTTATAGGAGATGATATCTGGCTCCAATCCTGCGGCCTCCATCTCAGCAATAAGATCAAGGACCTCATCTGGCTTCCCAACAAGAGCTTTGTGCATAACCCGCACATTGTAAGCGGGGAGATCGGGCTTTACCCCTTTGATGCCCATTTCCTTCCAAAGCGTCTCGGCCTCCTGCGGTTTGCTGTCCTTGTATAGAGAATCAAGGATGGTGGTATAGATCACGGAAGTGACCTCGATCTTCTTTTCCTCCATCTCCTTGATGATCGGGAAGGCCTTCTTGGACTCTCCGGCAAGGCAGTAGTACTTGACGAGGATGCCGTACGAGACCGCATCGGGGACGATGGAGAATTTTCGGGGGACGTCGGAGAACAGCTCGGGCACTAAGCGGTGGTGTCCAAGACGGCGGGGTGAGTGGTTGAGGGCAGAAAGGAGGGCGTTAAGGGAGAGGGCGGTGCGGGGAGAGCCCAGGCGAGGGAGATCCTCGAGGGTGCGGAAGGCGTGTTCGACCATTCCGGCAGATGCGTAGGCGGCGGCGACGGAAGCGAGAAAGGGCTCCGAGGAAGCGTCCTTGCTGTCCTTGAGTGGTTCGAGGAGGGACTCGATGTCGGAGAAGCGGCGGAGGAGAGCGAGGCGGCGGACCTCGTGGACGCAGGCGGGACGGGGCACAGCAGAGGCGGAGAAGCATCGCCGGGCATGGACGAGGAGCGCGACGTGGCGGCGAGTGAGcaccatttttattttatttttttgccgTCTGCTGAGTCGACCAAGGAAGGCGTAGGGTTTAGACGCTGTGTTCGGCTCAGACGCGAATAGAAATCCGACGTGTTAGAGGCCCGGCATGGGCTCGGTTGGCCCGTGCAAATTCTAAGCTGGGTCAGGCCGACAAGCCCGACCTTAAGAGGCCATGTCGAATATGACCTGTGATCCATCCATTGCTCACGTGGTTTGAGTCCATTTATGTGCAGAAagtttacttttaaaaataataattaaacaaAGGAATGTGAGTTGAGAGAATCtgaaataaaagataaaatttgAAAGGTTATTTATAaagtaaatttataattttataaaattaaatatataatttttaaaacaataattttataatttacctATTGAAAAAATATCCTTTCATCTTAATTCACCTGCTGAGTAATTTCATTCGTAGTTCACCTAGCAAGTAAATTCAAAGTacaatttaaatatattaaaaaatcaaCGTCTAAATATTTATCACATTTCAAATCTTCTTACAAAATCGATATCCATCCTTCATCACACTTACATTtactttcaaaagaaaaaaaataattaattgcaatcaattatttttttaataaatatattgtAAATTTATACTGAGAAATCTAAAAGGTTATTCAATGGAAAATAAATATAGCAGTATGGATCGTCAAAGCTCCCAACTGAAAATTTTCATTAGAGAGGCAAATCACTCTACTTGATAGAATACCAGAGCCAGAACAAGATGTATTTCAAAAGTGAAAATTTTAGACAATCTTATTTTATCGTAAACATGGATTAAAGCTAGTAGTATTATTTACCATATGCAATTTCGATATCCCTCAGTGGAGAAACTTGAAGGCACCATCATTTCACCTCCTAAAACGAAAATTAAAGAGCACAACCAATACCTGCAAAAATCTAAAACTTGATAGAAGTTCTGAGGAATGCACGAATCCATTATAAACAGGTCCAGGCACAAACATGAAGAACGTAATGCGGGAAAAATATTGTATTAAGGTTAAAGCAACAATAACTAAGCTTCTATCTAACGAAGTTGATTATATGGATTCTCTCCTATGTCATTAAACTTTatcctctattattttctcattt
Coding sequences within it:
- the LOC122017572 gene encoding pentatricopeptide repeat-containing protein At4g36680, mitochondrial-like, whose protein sequence is MVLTRRHVALLVHARRCFSASAVPRPACVHEVRRLALLRRFSDIESLLEPLKDSKDASSEPFLASVAAAYASAGMVEHAFRTLEDLPRLGSPRTALSLNALLSALNHSPRRLGHHRLVPELFSDVPRKFSIVPDAVSYGILVKYYCLAGESKKAFPIIKEMEEKKIEVTSVIYTTILDSLYKDSKPQEAETLWKEMGIKGVKPDLPAYNVRVMHKALVGKPDEVLDLIAEMEAAGLEPDIISYNYLIACYCKHRKTKDAKKVYHGLEEKGCVPNSVTFMNLLSALSKNRDFVGCMKVLADCIKHSNIPDLGSIKLLVKELVKASRPRDARRVITRLEKKFPEDFVGDWKKLEKLVSRSKDVKKSDQKIDAPHMKDRNGNEIQSKSW